Within the Aspergillus luchuensis IFO 4308 DNA, chromosome 5, nearly complete sequence genome, the region TTACGGCCACGTCGGTTGACCGAAACGGGGGCAGCAGGAGCCTCAGAAGCGCAAGAATGCGCGTCGGAGTTGTGGCGGGCCTGGACAGCCTGGGGTGTCGACGAATTTGTCTCCGTGCTGGAGGCACGGCTGTTGACCGAAGGCTGTGACTTCTTGCTAATCGAGTCCGTTTCGCTGTCCGAGGTACTAGCCCGCTTCAGCGACTTGCGGTTGTTCCGCTTCTTGTTACCCATCTCTTCCGAGGCTTCATTGATGTTGGTCTGGACGCCAGTGAAGTCGTGGCTTCCCAAGTAAGGAAGACTGGACTGACTGAGATCCTGCTCGTCAGACTCGTCGAAGCTCTGCTCACTGAAgaactcctcttcctcgagagGGTATGTCGTTCCCACACGCTGCCTCTTCTCGCCCAGGTAGTAGGCGTTGCCACTAGGGGGGAAGTCGACCAGGCGGTTGACGAATTCGTCTTCCGAGTCCAGGTCCGAGAAGCTGTCAAAGGTGGGCAGGCTGCTGAGAGGGTCCTCCGAAGAGGAGCAGGTGAAGGCGGGCGAGAGAGTCTCATGGACAGGAAGGGTCACGGCCTCGCCGCCCAAAACCACGCGAGGCTCCTCGTCATCGCAAGAAAGCGTGGGCAGAGGCGGCAGGTCAGCAGAGGTGGCATTGATGGAGGACTCGACCGTCAGCTGACGGGGGTCACAGAAGTCGGAGCTGGACTGCTCGGTCGGCAGACCTTGAGGCTGGGCAACGAATGTGGGGGCCACGGGAGATGGCGATGGGGAAAGAGATGGGCAAGAGCTGTGCGCTGACAGAAGCTCGGATGTTTGGCTGGCGGTGAGGGAAGGCGGATGTATGAACACTAGAACAAGTCGAGTTAGTTTCCCTGTACAACCCTAGATGTCTGGCCCCGTGCGTTTTCCGTTGGAAGCACCCATCCCTCCAATCTGGCACCCAAGTAGAAAGACAACGGGTTAGACAATCACTTACCAGGAGTAAGAGGCGGCGAGTCAGACCGGGTCCAGTCAGCATTGGCCAGAATCTCTGCATGAACATCTCCCTCGCATCCCTCCTTGAcaccctccaccttctcgaAAGCAAAGAAGCTGTCATTGATTGGGGTGTGAAGAGTGCCGCTGGTAGAAGGCGGGCTGCTGATCGAGCTCCCAGCTGTGGAGAGtggtggggtggaggggaatgCGTAGTAGTCGTTACCGACGAACCTCGTGTCCAAAGGCATCAGGGCAGGAGAGCCCTGCTGCACAACAATGGTGGGCTTGAGGTGTGACGGCTGAGGAGAGGCAATGGGAGTCATGTTCATGGCGCCACGGAAGGCGTTAGTGGTAGCCATCTGGTGCATGTTCATAAGAGGGGCAGTGTAGAGAGTCTGCTGCTCCGGCATGCAGtgctgtggttgttgctggAAAGCCTGCACTTGGCCGTAGTATGACTGCATATCTGAAGGGTGGCTGGTGAAATGTTGTCTTTGCTGCGAATCAGGGTAGTATGCAAAAGATGGTTGACCTTGCACCGGAGTAGGTGCCATGGTGTATGTTCCGTCCATTGTGTCTAGAGATAAAGAACAGGGAACCCGGTCAGTCACTCGCACTGCGCCTTGAATAGGAAGAGGTGCACTCACAGATGGTAGGACGTTGTGAATACAAGAGTAGAGGTAGCTCTACTCTTTAGTGgatattattagttatatagTGGGTAGCTCGTCCACAGCGATGAGCGCTGAAGGTGAATGAATGTCTTGCAGAGTTGTTTGCACTTTGAGAGAGAATGACTGGGGGAAGGACAGATGATAATCCAGGAACCGCTCTCAACCAGTAGAGTATATATGAGATGCGagattgactgattgattggttgatTGGTATGCTGTGAGAAACGACTGTTTCGTTCTTGATCGAAAGGTTGAATGTCGTGTTGGTGGTATCTGGGATTATATCTGACGACTATGCCGCAAGTCTATGAAGGAAGGACAGGCACCTTGTATGTCGAAACGAGCCAAACCAAAAGAT harbors:
- the sebA gene encoding putative C2H2 transcription factor (Seb1) (COG:K;~EggNog:ENOG410PM3K;~InterPro:IPR036236,IPR013087;~PFAM:PF00096,PF12874), with protein sequence MDGTYTMAPTPVQGQPSFAYYPDSQQRQHFTSHPSDMQSYYGQVQAFQQQPQHCMPEQQTLYTAPLMNMHQMATTNAFRGAMNMTPIASPQPSHLKPTIVVQQGSPALMPLDTRFVGNDYYAFPSTPPLSTAGSSISSPPSTSGTLHTPINDSFFAFEKVEGVKEGCEGDVHAEILANADWTRSDSPPLTPVFIHPPSLTASQTSELLSAHSSCPSLSPSPSPVAPTFVAQPQGLPTEQSSSDFCDPRQLTVESSINATSADLPPLPTLSCDDEEPRVVLGGEAVTLPVHETLSPAFTCSSSEDPLSSLPTFDSFSDLDSEDEFVNRLVDFPPSGNAYYLGEKRQRVGTTYPLEEEEFFSEQSFDESDEQDLSQSSLPYLGSHDFTGVQTNINEASEEMGNKKRNNRKSLKRASTSDSETDSISKKSQPSVNSRASSTETNSSTPQAVQARHNSDAHSCASEAPAAPVSVNRRGRKQSLTDDPSKTFVCTLCSRRFRRQEHLKRHYRSLHTQDKPFECNECGKKFSRSDNLAQHARTHAGGSVVMGVIDTGNATPPNSYEERDPSTLGNVLYEAANAAATKSTTSESDESSSDSPTVDRREPKKRKRDSDA